A window from Pseudomonas frederiksbergensis encodes these proteins:
- a CDS encoding TetR/AcrR family transcriptional regulator, translated as MSTIRERNKELILRAASEEFADKGFAATKTSDIAAKAGLPKPNVYYYFKSKENLYREVLQSIIEPILQASTPFNADGVPSEVLSGYIRSKIRISRDLPFASKVFASEIMHGAPHLSADLVERLNGQAKHNIDCIQTWIDRGQIAPIDPNHLMFSIWAATQTYADFDWQISAVTGKAKLDEADYEAAAQTIIRLVLKGCEPDR; from the coding sequence ATGAGCACTATCCGCGAGCGCAACAAAGAACTGATCCTGCGTGCCGCCAGCGAAGAATTTGCCGACAAGGGCTTCGCTGCGACCAAAACCAGTGACATCGCAGCCAAGGCGGGATTGCCCAAGCCCAACGTCTACTACTACTTCAAATCCAAGGAAAACCTCTACCGCGAGGTCCTGCAAAGCATCATCGAACCGATTCTGCAGGCCTCGACACCGTTCAACGCCGACGGCGTGCCCAGCGAAGTGCTGAGCGGCTACATCCGTTCGAAAATCCGCATCTCCCGCGACCTGCCCTTCGCCTCCAAGGTGTTTGCCAGCGAAATCATGCACGGTGCCCCGCACCTGAGCGCTGATCTGGTTGAACGGCTCAACGGCCAGGCCAAGCACAACATCGACTGCATCCAGACCTGGATCGACCGCGGCCAGATCGCCCCGATCGACCCCAACCACCTGATGTTCAGCATCTGGGCCGCGACCCAGACCTATGCTGATTTTGATTGGCAGATTTCCGCAGTGACCGGTAAAGCGAAGCTGGATGAGGCGGATTACGAGGCGGCGGCGCAGACGATTATCCGGTTGGTGCTCAAGGGGTGTGAGCCGGACCGGTAG
- a CDS encoding DUF808 domain-containing protein, giving the protein MAGSSLLLLIDDIAAVLDDVALMTKMAAKKTAGVLGDDLALNAQQVSGVRAEREIPVVWAVAKGSFLNKLILVPSALAISAFIPWLVTPLLMVGGAYLCFEGFEKLAHKFLHSKAEDQAEHAELVEAVADPAVDLVAFEKDKIKGAIRTDFILSAEIIAITLGTVADASLTQQVIVLSGIAIVMTIGVYGLVAGIVKLDDLGLWLTQKPGQMAKSIGAGILRAAPYMMKSLSVIGTAAMFLVGGGILTHGVPVVHHWIESVSAGAGGAGFIVPTLLNAVAGIMAGAAVLAGVMVASKLWKAVKG; this is encoded by the coding sequence ATGGCAGGAAGCAGTTTGCTGTTGCTGATCGACGACATTGCCGCGGTACTCGACGACGTGGCATTGATGACCAAAATGGCCGCCAAGAAGACTGCCGGCGTGCTCGGTGACGATCTGGCGCTCAATGCCCAGCAGGTTTCCGGCGTGCGCGCCGAGCGGGAAATCCCGGTCGTGTGGGCGGTGGCCAAGGGCTCGTTTCTGAACAAGCTGATCCTGGTGCCCTCGGCCTTGGCCATCAGTGCGTTCATTCCGTGGCTGGTCACGCCGCTGTTGATGGTCGGTGGCGCCTACCTGTGTTTCGAAGGTTTCGAAAAACTGGCGCACAAATTCCTGCACAGCAAGGCTGAAGATCAGGCCGAACATGCTGAGCTGGTCGAAGCCGTGGCTGATCCGGCGGTCGATCTGGTGGCGTTCGAGAAAGACAAGATCAAGGGGGCCATCCGTACGGACTTCATTCTGTCGGCGGAAATCATCGCGATCACTCTGGGTACCGTGGCGGATGCTTCGCTGACCCAGCAAGTCATCGTGCTGTCGGGCATCGCCATCGTCATGACCATTGGCGTGTATGGCCTGGTGGCGGGCATCGTCAAACTCGACGACCTCGGTTTGTGGCTGACCCAGAAGCCTGGTCAGATGGCCAAAAGCATCGGCGCCGGGATTCTGCGTGCGGCGCCGTACATGATGAAAAGCCTGTCGGTGATCGGCACGGCGGCGATGTTCCTGGTGGGTGGCGGGATTCTCACCCACGGCGTGCCGGTGGTTCATCACTGGATTGAGAGCGTCAGCGCAGGGGCGGGCGGTGCCGGGTTTATCGTGCCGACATTGCTGAATGCGGTGGCGGGGATTATGGCGGGGGCGGCGGTGTTGGCGGGTGTGATGGTTGCCAGCAAGCTCTGGAAAGCTGTGAAAGGTTAA
- a CDS encoding DUF805 domain-containing protein gives MKWYLQAFKKYATFGGRASRKEFWMFFLVDNCLIAFWLGIGIWLGLLGERAYLLIYTVYALCSACPRLAITWRRYHDLNKSGLNFFWLIIPLIGFIMFLISMGTRGNKGENDYGADPKESQVVHG, from the coding sequence ATGAAGTGGTATTTGCAAGCTTTCAAGAAATACGCAACGTTTGGAGGCAGAGCGAGCAGGAAAGAGTTCTGGATGTTTTTTCTCGTTGATAACTGTTTAATTGCATTTTGGCTAGGTATCGGGATTTGGTTGGGGTTGTTGGGGGAGCGAGCTTATCTGTTGATCTACACCGTTTATGCGCTTTGCTCTGCTTGCCCTCGATTGGCGATTACCTGGCGGCGGTATCATGACCTGAACAAAAGCGGGCTCAACTTCTTCTGGCTAATCATCCCTCTCATTGGATTTATCATGTTTTTGATTTCAATGGGGACACGGGGAAATAAGGGTGAAAATGACTACGGGGCGGATCCGAAGGAATCGCAAGTTGTTCATGGGTAA
- a CDS encoding VacJ family lipoprotein, translating to MAKYLLLIAALLCAGVANADNSKANAPVVIDSDGFKEPLSKLKFNPGLDQREFERSTLNALNVYDPLEEWNRRVYHFNYRFDQWVFLPVVDGYRYITPSFLRTGVSNFFNNIGDVPNLLNSLLQFKGQRSMETTARLLLNTTVGIAGLWDPATAMGLPRQNEDFGQTLGFYGVPGGAYFVLPILGPSNIRDTGGLVADFSAESAINFLNVAEVSSNHPEVLILRSIDKRYQTGFRYGQLNSPFEYEKVRYVYTESRKLQIAE from the coding sequence GTGGCTAAATACCTCCTGCTTATCGCAGCGCTACTCTGCGCAGGCGTCGCCAATGCCGACAACAGCAAAGCCAACGCACCGGTTGTGATTGACAGTGATGGCTTCAAGGAGCCGCTGAGCAAACTCAAATTCAACCCGGGACTGGATCAACGCGAGTTCGAACGCTCCACGCTTAACGCACTGAACGTCTACGACCCGTTGGAAGAGTGGAACCGCCGCGTCTACCACTTCAACTACCGCTTCGACCAATGGGTGTTCCTGCCAGTGGTCGACGGCTATCGCTACATCACGCCGAGTTTCCTGCGCACTGGCGTGAGCAACTTCTTCAATAACATTGGTGACGTGCCGAACCTGTTGAACAGCTTGCTGCAGTTCAAGGGGCAGCGTTCGATGGAAACCACCGCGCGCCTGCTGCTCAACACCACCGTCGGCATCGCCGGCCTGTGGGACCCGGCCACCGCCATGGGGCTGCCGCGCCAGAACGAAGACTTCGGCCAGACGCTGGGCTTCTACGGTGTACCGGGCGGCGCCTACTTCGTGTTGCCAATCCTCGGCCCATCGAACATCCGCGACACTGGCGGCCTGGTGGCGGACTTCAGCGCAGAATCGGCAATCAACTTCCTGAACGTCGCCGAGGTCAGCTCCAACCATCCTGAAGTCTTGATCTTGCGTTCCATCGACAAGCGCTATCAGACCGGCTTCCGCTATGGCCAACTGAACTCGCCGTTCGAGTACGAGAAAGTGCGCTACGTGTACACCGAGTCGCGCAAGTTGCAGATCGCCGAGTAA
- a CDS encoding serine/threonine protein kinase → MLRSLRFAALFGGLILSASALAVDIDAASYGYPLTNPFEATIATTPPDLRPELPLDDDIDQQTRSVRLRPEREFDLPDNFWPVKKLTYRIATQDKAAPLIFLIAGTGARYDSTHNEYLKKLYYKAGYHVVQLSSPTSFDFMSAASRFATPGITKEDAEDMYRVMQAVRAQNPNVDVTDYYLTGYSLGALDAAFVAHLDETRRSFNFKKVLLLNPPVNLYTSITNLDKLVQTEVKGINNSTTFYELVLDKLTRYFQQKGYIDLNDALLYDFQQSKQHLSNEQMAMLIGTSFRFSAADIAFTSDLINRRGLIIPQKFPITEGTTLTPFLKRALQCDFDCYITEQVIPMWRARTDGGSLLQLIDQVSLYALKDYLRDSPKIAVMHNADDVILGPGDLGFLRKTFGDRLTVYPLGGHCGNLNYRVNSDAMLEFFRG, encoded by the coding sequence ATGCTCCGTTCCTTGCGCTTCGCCGCCTTGTTTGGCGGCCTTATTTTGAGTGCGTCCGCACTGGCGGTGGACATCGACGCCGCCAGTTATGGCTACCCCTTGACCAACCCGTTCGAGGCGACCATCGCAACGACACCGCCGGACCTTCGTCCGGAGTTGCCGCTGGACGACGACATCGATCAGCAAACCCGTAGCGTCAGGTTGCGCCCGGAGCGTGAATTCGATTTGCCGGACAACTTCTGGCCAGTGAAGAAACTCACCTACCGCATCGCCACCCAGGATAAAGCCGCTCCGCTGATTTTCCTGATCGCCGGCACCGGCGCGCGCTATGACAGCACCCATAACGAATACCTGAAGAAGCTCTACTACAAGGCCGGCTACCACGTGGTGCAACTGTCGTCGCCCACCAGCTTCGACTTCATGAGCGCCGCCTCACGCTTTGCCACACCCGGTATCACCAAGGAAGATGCCGAAGACATGTATCGGGTGATGCAGGCCGTGCGGGCACAAAACCCGAATGTCGACGTTACCGATTACTACCTGACCGGCTATAGCCTGGGCGCACTGGACGCAGCGTTCGTCGCGCATCTGGATGAAACCCGTCGCAGCTTCAACTTCAAGAAAGTCTTGCTGCTCAACCCGCCGGTCAACCTCTACACCTCGATCACCAACCTGGACAAGCTGGTCCAGACCGAGGTCAAGGGCATCAACAACAGCACCACGTTTTATGAGCTGGTGTTGGACAAACTGACCCGCTACTTCCAGCAGAAAGGCTACATCGACCTCAACGATGCGCTGCTCTACGACTTCCAGCAGTCCAAGCAGCACCTGAGCAACGAACAGATGGCCATGCTGATCGGCACTTCGTTCCGCTTCTCGGCAGCCGACATTGCCTTCACCTCGGACCTGATCAACCGTCGCGGCCTGATCATTCCACAGAAATTCCCGATCACCGAAGGCACTACCCTCACGCCGTTCCTCAAGCGCGCGCTGCAGTGCGACTTCGATTGCTACATCACCGAGCAAGTCATCCCTATGTGGCGCGCCCGTACCGACGGCGGCAGCCTGCTGCAACTGATCGACCAGGTGAGTTTATATGCACTCAAGGATTACCTGCGCGACAGCCCGAAAATCGCCGTCATGCACAACGCCGACGACGTGATTCTCGGCCCTGGCGACCTGGGTTTCCTGCGCAAGACCTTTGGTGATCGCTTGACCGTTTACCCACTGGGCGGCCATTGCGGCAACCTTAATTACCGCGTCAACAGCGACGCCATGCTGGAGTTTTTCCGTGGCTAA
- a CDS encoding beta (1-6) glucans synthase, translating into MKVTCAALLPDGLTMPATSRFPFFAYLFACLLGLFALGGFWYGLGKPVVLPDVASATHKLQCASYTPFDKDQSPFDQPFKLRPERMDADLALLAKSFECIRTYSMTGLEALPDLARKHGLKLMIGAWVNSNAVDTAKEVDLLIASANANADVVTSVIVGNETLLRKEVTGAQLVKLISKVKSQVKQPVTYADVWEFWLKHPEIAPAVDFLTIHLLPYWEDDPSNIDAALQHVAEVRQVFGNKFAPKDVMIGETGWPSEGRQRETALPSRVNEARFIRAFVIMAEQQGWHYNLIEAFDQPWKRASEGAVGGYWGLFDADRQDKGVLAGPVSNVPYWSQWLAVGGLIFLGTLILGGRVRSTRAALVLPLLGALAACSIGAWGDLARITTRFTSEWLWVALLTALNVLVLAHAALTLSPRAGWRGRAFNALERRAGWLLAVAGFAAAVTMLELVLDPRYRSFPSVAFILPALVYLCRPVSVPRREIALLTFIIGAGIAPQLYGEGLQNQQAWGWALVSVLMVAALWRSLRVRKG; encoded by the coding sequence ATGAAGGTAACATGCGCGGCTTTGCTCCCAGACGGCCTGACCATGCCCGCGACATCCCGCTTTCCTTTTTTTGCTTATCTATTCGCCTGCCTGCTGGGGCTTTTTGCCCTGGGTGGTTTCTGGTATGGCCTCGGTAAACCGGTGGTTCTGCCAGACGTGGCCAGTGCGACGCACAAGCTGCAATGCGCCTCCTACACCCCGTTCGACAAGGACCAATCACCGTTTGATCAGCCGTTCAAGCTGCGCCCCGAGCGCATGGACGCCGACCTCGCACTGCTGGCCAAAAGCTTCGAGTGCATCCGCACTTATTCCATGACCGGCCTCGAGGCCCTGCCCGACCTGGCGCGCAAGCACGGGCTGAAGCTGATGATCGGCGCCTGGGTCAACAGCAACGCGGTGGACACCGCCAAGGAAGTCGACCTGCTGATCGCCTCGGCCAACGCCAACGCGGACGTGGTGACCTCGGTGATCGTCGGCAATGAAACCCTGTTGCGCAAGGAAGTCACGGGCGCGCAACTGGTCAAGCTCATCAGTAAAGTCAAAAGCCAGGTCAAGCAACCCGTCACTTACGCGGACGTCTGGGAGTTCTGGCTCAAGCACCCGGAAATCGCCCCGGCGGTGGATTTCCTGACTATCCATTTGTTGCCGTACTGGGAAGATGACCCTTCGAATATCGACGCGGCCCTGCAGCATGTGGCCGAAGTACGTCAGGTATTCGGCAACAAGTTCGCCCCCAAGGACGTGATGATTGGTGAAACCGGCTGGCCCAGCGAAGGCCGTCAGCGTGAAACCGCCCTGCCGAGCCGGGTCAATGAAGCCAGGTTCATTCGTGCTTTTGTCATCATGGCGGAGCAGCAAGGCTGGCATTACAACCTGATCGAAGCCTTCGACCAGCCATGGAAACGCGCCAGCGAAGGTGCGGTCGGTGGTTACTGGGGGCTGTTCGATGCCGATCGCCAGGACAAGGGCGTGCTTGCCGGTCCGGTGTCGAACGTACCTTACTGGTCGCAGTGGCTGGCGGTGGGTGGTTTGATTTTCCTTGGCACGTTGATCCTCGGCGGCCGTGTACGCAGCACTCGCGCCGCGCTGGTTCTGCCGCTGCTCGGTGCGCTGGCCGCTTGCTCGATTGGCGCCTGGGGTGACCTGGCCCGTATCACCACGCGGTTTACCAGTGAATGGTTGTGGGTCGCTTTGCTGACGGCGTTGAATGTGTTGGTGCTGGCCCATGCGGCACTGACCCTGAGCCCTCGGGCCGGTTGGCGCGGACGGGCGTTCAATGCGCTGGAACGTCGGGCAGGCTGGCTGCTCGCGGTGGCCGGGTTTGCAGCTGCGGTGACCATGCTGGAGCTGGTGTTAGACCCGCGTTATCGCAGCTTCCCGAGCGTCGCGTTCATCCTGCCGGCGCTGGTTTATCTGTGCCGCCCGGTCAGTGTGCCGCGTCGGGAGATTGCCCTGTTGACCTTCATCATCGGTGCCGGCATTGCGCCGCAGCTTTACGGTGAAGGCTTGCAGAACCAGCAGGCCTGGGGTTGGGCGCTGGTGAGTGTATTGATGGTTGCAGCGTTGTGGCGCAGTTTGCGGGTTCGCAAGGGGTAA
- a CDS encoding glycine betaine ABC transporter substrate-binding protein, with amino-acid sequence MKMRRLLGAGAALVLAISSTLASAEGKAVTIGYVDGWSDSVATTNVAAEVIRQKLGYDVKLQAVATGIMWQGVATGKLDAMMSAWLPVTHGEYWTKNKDQVVDYGPNFKDARIGLIVPEYVKAKSIADLKTDDSFKNRIVGIDAGSGVMIKSEQAIKDYDLTGYQLKASSGAGMIAELTRAEKKNESIAVTGWVPHWMFAKWKLRFLDDPKGVYGAAETVNNIGSKELATKAPEVAKFLKNFQWASKDEIGEVMLAIQDGAKPEAAAKDWVAKHPERVADWTK; translated from the coding sequence ATGAAGATGCGACGACTCTTGGGCGCAGGTGCCGCTTTGGTGCTGGCGATCAGCTCTACTTTGGCCAGCGCCGAAGGCAAGGCAGTGACTATCGGTTATGTCGACGGCTGGTCGGACAGTGTTGCCACGACCAACGTGGCTGCTGAAGTGATCCGGCAGAAACTCGGTTATGACGTGAAACTGCAAGCAGTTGCCACCGGGATCATGTGGCAGGGTGTGGCCACTGGCAAACTCGATGCCATGATGTCTGCGTGGCTGCCTGTGACTCATGGTGAATACTGGACCAAGAACAAGGACCAGGTCGTCGATTACGGTCCGAACTTCAAGGACGCAAGAATTGGCCTGATCGTGCCGGAGTACGTCAAAGCCAAAAGTATTGCCGATCTGAAAACCGACGACAGCTTCAAAAATCGCATCGTCGGCATCGACGCCGGTTCGGGCGTAATGATCAAGTCCGAACAGGCCATCAAGGACTACGATCTCACCGGTTACCAACTCAAGGCCAGTTCCGGCGCCGGCATGATTGCCGAGCTGACCCGTGCCGAGAAGAAAAACGAATCCATTGCTGTCACCGGTTGGGTGCCGCACTGGATGTTCGCCAAGTGGAAACTGCGCTTCCTGGACGACCCGAAAGGCGTTTATGGCGCGGCAGAAACTGTAAACAACATCGGCAGCAAAGAACTGGCAACCAAGGCTCCGGAAGTTGCCAAGTTCCTGAAGAACTTCCAGTGGGCGTCGAAAGACGAAATCGGCGAAGTCATGTTGGCCATTCAGGATGGTGCCAAACCTGAAGCCGCCGCCAAGGATTGGGTCGCCAAGCACCCGGAACGCGTTGCAGATTGGACTAAATGA
- a CDS encoding DUF485 domain-containing protein: MNDSIYLSIQNSPRFKELVSKRERFAWILSAIMLGLYSGFILLIAYGPHILGAKISPESSITWGIPIGVGLILSAFILTAIYVRRANGEFDDLNNAILKEAQQ, from the coding sequence ATGAACGACAGCATTTACCTCTCGATTCAAAACAGCCCGCGCTTCAAGGAGCTGGTTAGTAAGCGAGAAAGGTTCGCCTGGATTCTTTCGGCGATCATGCTTGGGCTTTACTCCGGATTCATCCTTTTGATTGCTTACGGGCCGCATATTCTGGGAGCAAAAATCAGCCCCGAGTCTTCGATTACCTGGGGAATACCGATTGGTGTCGGGCTGATTCTCTCGGCCTTTATCCTGACTGCAATCTACGTACGACGCGCCAATGGCGAATTTGATGACCTGAACAATGCGATTCTCAAGGAGGCTCAGCAATGA